From a single Balneolales bacterium ANBcel1 genomic region:
- a CDS encoding oligosaccharide flippase family protein: MGIILRQSFTNTIYSFIGAAIGFVNVIWLFPFVLEAGQFGLTRILVSISIIGTQVASLGMGNITLRFFPQFRDQGRQHHGFLLVAVTVPLIGFLLLSLAGWLFQSPIIRFYADDSALFGDYYFLLFPLLFFMLYFHILESYIRSLYDTVVATFFQDVLLRLLQTAAVLFYFFNLVSFGTFMWLFVLTYALQALLLLLYTGLQRQLYLKPDLRAFTRERIRSMGSYGAYALLGSVAAMALGNIDMIMVGGMTTLAETAVYAVSFYLATLIKIPSRNLLKISQPVIAEAHYNNDLDTISQIYRKSSINQLLVGGTLFLLIWANIDHIFRFLPDEYHAGIPVFLFIGLSKMIDMTSGFNAAIIRTSKWYRFDLYATVLLVLLTVITNLIFIPLYGITGAAMATVLSVFIHNATCFLYIRYRFGIQPFSRKTAGALLLLLLALAAATLLPAAGFWVLDFAIRTLVTTAFILFGIVLFRLSSDLEELIRAVHARIFKK, translated from the coding sequence TGCTGGAAGCCGGGCAGTTCGGTCTCACGCGCATCCTCGTCTCCATCAGCATCATCGGCACCCAGGTGGCCAGCCTGGGGATGGGAAATATCACTTTGCGGTTTTTCCCGCAATTCCGCGACCAGGGCAGGCAGCACCACGGGTTCCTGCTGGTTGCCGTTACCGTGCCGCTGATCGGGTTTCTGCTGCTGTCGCTGGCCGGTTGGCTGTTTCAGTCGCCGATAATCCGGTTCTATGCCGACGACAGCGCCCTGTTCGGCGACTACTATTTTCTGCTCTTCCCGCTGCTTTTTTTCATGCTCTACTTTCACATCCTGGAGAGCTACATCCGCTCCCTGTACGACACGGTGGTGGCCACTTTTTTCCAGGACGTGCTGCTCCGTCTGCTTCAAACAGCGGCAGTACTCTTCTACTTCTTCAATCTGGTCAGTTTCGGGACCTTTATGTGGCTCTTTGTGCTAACCTACGCTCTTCAGGCGCTGTTGCTGCTCCTTTATACCGGCCTGCAAAGGCAGCTTTACCTCAAGCCCGATCTCCGGGCGTTCACCCGGGAGCGCATACGCAGCATGGGCAGCTATGGTGCCTATGCACTGCTGGGAAGTGTCGCCGCCATGGCTCTTGGTAACATCGACATGATAATGGTCGGCGGCATGACCACCCTGGCCGAGACCGCTGTCTATGCCGTGAGCTTCTATCTTGCCACACTTATAAAAATCCCTTCGCGGAACCTGCTCAAGATCTCGCAGCCCGTCATCGCAGAAGCGCATTACAATAACGACCTGGATACCATCTCGCAGATTTACAGAAAAAGCTCGATCAATCAGCTGCTGGTGGGCGGTACCCTCTTCCTCCTGATCTGGGCGAACATTGACCACATCTTCCGTTTTCTCCCGGACGAGTACCATGCCGGCATCCCCGTGTTCCTGTTTATCGGCCTGTCGAAAATGATAGATATGACCTCCGGGTTCAATGCCGCCATTATCCGAACCTCAAAATGGTACCGGTTCGATCTCTATGCGACCGTGCTTCTGGTGCTGCTAACCGTCATCACCAACCTGATTTTCATCCCGCTGTACGGAATCACCGGGGCGGCAATGGCAACCGTGCTTTCGGTATTTATTCATAACGCGACCTGCTTTCTGTACATACGATACCGCTTCGGCATTCAGCCCTTCAGCCGGAAAACCGCCGGTGCGCTTCTCCTGCTGCTTCTGGCCCTGGCAGCGGCTACCCTGCTGCCCGCTGCCGGGTTCTGGGTACTTGACTTCGCTATTCGCACACTCGTCACAACAGCGTTCATCCTGTTTGGAATCGTGCTGTTCCGTCTCTCTTCCGATCTTGAAGAGCTCATTCGTGCCGTCCATGCCCGAATTTTCAAAAAATAG
- the hisS gene encoding histidine--tRNA ligase produces MSKQTFSTHHGMADLLPGEIEQWQALESIIRETARRFHFQEIRTPVLEQTELIARGVGQLTDIVSKEMFAFDRGEDRYVLRPEGTAPVARAYVQHHLSQRGGPQRLFYIGPFFRAERPQKGRQRQFHQFGAELIGASGAIADAEVIAFMMAIYRQIGIRNITLKLNTVGDPASRDAYRKALGDYFHPLRDKLSDISVKRLETNPMRILDSKEPEDQPLKADAPKIIDYLSESSRAHYEAVCGHLNRLAIPFEHDPFLVRGLDYYTETAFELISPDLGSQDALGGGGRYDLLIEEIGGLPTPSVGFACGIERLMIACEALDIRLGEPAIPDLYFVTRGEAAAQWALEQMPALREKGIVCTMDYSGRSLKAQMKDANRQQARFALIVGEQELADNRFTLRHMAESTEQAVSPESLADHLIS; encoded by the coding sequence ATGAGCAAACAAACCTTCAGCACGCACCACGGAATGGCGGATCTGCTGCCCGGAGAAATCGAGCAGTGGCAGGCGCTTGAATCCATTATCAGGGAGACGGCCCGGCGATTTCACTTCCAGGAGATCCGTACACCGGTACTGGAGCAGACCGAACTGATTGCCAGGGGAGTGGGCCAGCTCACCGACATCGTCAGCAAGGAGATGTTCGCCTTCGACCGCGGTGAGGACCGGTACGTGCTTCGGCCGGAAGGGACTGCTCCGGTTGCCAGGGCCTATGTACAGCATCACCTCTCCCAGCGCGGCGGACCGCAGCGTCTGTTCTACATCGGACCCTTCTTCCGTGCCGAGCGTCCACAGAAAGGGCGTCAGCGCCAATTTCATCAATTCGGAGCCGAACTCATCGGTGCTTCCGGCGCCATCGCCGACGCGGAAGTTATCGCCTTCATGATGGCCATATACCGGCAGATCGGCATCCGAAATATCACCCTGAAACTGAATACCGTCGGTGACCCCGCCTCCCGCGATGCCTACCGCAAAGCGCTCGGCGACTACTTCCATCCGCTCCGCGACAAACTCAGTGACATTTCTGTGAAGCGGCTTGAGACCAACCCGATGCGCATCCTCGACTCCAAAGAGCCGGAAGACCAGCCGCTGAAAGCTGATGCGCCGAAAATCATCGATTATCTGAGCGAATCGTCACGGGCGCATTACGAGGCGGTCTGCGGCCATCTGAATCGCCTGGCCATTCCCTTTGAGCATGATCCGTTTCTGGTTCGCGGACTCGATTACTATACCGAAACCGCATTTGAACTGATCAGCCCCGACCTCGGTTCCCAGGACGCGCTCGGCGGCGGCGGACGCTATGATCTGCTGATTGAAGAGATCGGCGGACTTCCCACACCTTCCGTCGGTTTTGCCTGTGGAATTGAGCGTCTGATGATCGCCTGCGAGGCTTTGGATATCCGGCTCGGTGAACCAGCCATACCCGATCTCTATTTTGTGACCCGCGGGGAGGCCGCCGCACAATGGGCGTTGGAACAGATGCCGGCATTGCGTGAGAAAGGGATCGTTTGTACTATGGATTATTCCGGCCGCTCGCTGAAGGCGCAGATGAAAGACGCCAACCGCCAGCAGGCCCGGTTCGCCCTGATTGTCGGAGAGCAGGAGCTGGCGGATAACCGTTTCACCCTCCGCCATATGGCCGAAAGTACGGAACAAGCCGTTTCTCCCGAAAGTCTGGCCGATCACCTGATCTCCTGA